A genome region from Microtus ochrogaster isolate Prairie Vole_2 chromosome 1, MicOch1.0, whole genome shotgun sequence includes the following:
- the Arl4a gene encoding ADP-ribosylation factor-like protein 4A — MGNGLSDQTSILSSLPSFQSFHIVILGLDCAGKTTVLYRLQFNEFVNTVPTKGFNTEKIKVTLGNSKTVTFHFWDVGGQEKLRPLWKSYTRCTDGIVFVVDSVDVERMEEAKTELHKITRISENQGVPVLIVANKQDLRNSLSLSEIEKLLAMGELSSSTPWHLQPTCAIIGDGLKEGLEKLHDMIIKRRKMLRQQKKKR, encoded by the coding sequence ATGGGGAATGGACTGTCAGACCAGACTTCCATCCTGTCCAGCCTGCCCTCCTTTCAGTCTTTTCATATTGTTATTCTGGGTTTGGACTGCGCCGGGAAGACGACAGTTTTGTACAGGCTGCAGTTCAATGAGTTTGTAAATACCGTACCTACCAAAGGATTTAACACGGAGAAAATTAAGGTAACCTTGGGCAATTCCAAGACAGTCACTTTTCACTTCTGGGACGTAGGTGGTCAAGAGAAGTTAAGGCCACTGTGGAAGTCATATACCCGATGCACAGATGGCATCGTGTTCGTGGTGGACTCTGTCGATGTGGAGCGAATGGAAGAAGCCAAAACGGAACTTCATAAAATAACTAGGATATCAGAAAACCAGGGGGTCCCTGTGCTTATAGTCGCTAACAAGCAAGACCTGAGGAACTCACTGTCTCTCTCAGAAATTGAGAAATTGTTAGCAATGGGGGAACTGAGCTCATCAACCCCTTGGCACCTGCAGCCCACCTGTGCAATCATAGGAGATGGACTAAAGGAAGGACTTGAGAAACTACACGATATGataattaaaaggagaaaaatgttgcggcaacagaaaaagaagagatga